Proteins encoded together in one uncultured Fibrobacter sp. window:
- a CDS encoding sodium:solute symporter encodes MFTVVDWAVLAAYLLLSLAIGLWVSRGNKNLKEYMFGGGAIPWVAVGISLIATSVSATTFLGAPADVYGDNMTFLMFQIGALLSIVVVGFVFIPRFRTAGINSAYELFEVRFGSKAVRRLAAVFYCMHLLLRTGILLYAPSLVLAQILHVDLKLAIIVSAAVAIFYTWFGGIKAVIWTDVMQFCVFFGGGVLVLVLISNAVGGFGEMAALASEAGKTKWWDASMDISNARTLISAGFAYAILEIAIRGCDQQFVQRYLSCKDVKAANRSSVLSMVLGCAVSILFYWVGAALYVYYKMAHVATLPEGIGQNDVFPYYIVNCLPVGVTGLIVAAICAAAMSSLSGAINSLSNTSEHDFLGWEESKGMGGLKRAKIWTVIWGVLGVFFALFAATQQGSLLKNALFFTGLFTGPLLGMFLLAFFVKGLKSWQVVVSVFCGMASLVLIQGIPVFGVPAVLGGIFSWPWMPFISMTTTVIVAVVLKYVALLFAKK; translated from the coding sequence ATGTTTACCGTTGTCGATTGGGCAGTCCTTGCCGCTTACCTGTTGCTTTCTTTGGCTATAGGCCTTTGGGTTTCTCGTGGCAACAAGAATCTCAAGGAATACATGTTCGGTGGTGGGGCAATCCCATGGGTTGCCGTGGGGATTAGCCTTATTGCGACTTCCGTGAGCGCGACGACGTTTCTCGGGGCGCCTGCCGATGTTTATGGCGACAACATGACTTTCCTCATGTTCCAAATCGGCGCGCTTTTGAGCATTGTCGTGGTGGGTTTCGTATTCATCCCGCGTTTCCGTACGGCAGGCATAAACAGCGCTTATGAATTGTTCGAGGTTCGCTTTGGTTCCAAGGCGGTGCGCCGCTTGGCTGCTGTTTTCTATTGCATGCACTTGCTGCTTCGCACGGGAATCCTGCTTTACGCTCCGTCCCTTGTGCTTGCACAAATTCTGCACGTGGACTTGAAACTGGCGATAATCGTTTCGGCGGCGGTGGCCATTTTCTATACCTGGTTCGGGGGCATCAAGGCCGTCATCTGGACCGATGTGATGCAGTTCTGTGTGTTTTTTGGCGGTGGTGTATTGGTGCTCGTGCTGATTTCGAATGCCGTGGGCGGCTTTGGTGAAATGGCCGCCCTTGCAAGCGAGGCGGGCAAGACCAAGTGGTGGGATGCCTCGATGGATATTTCCAATGCGCGTACGCTGATTTCTGCCGGCTTTGCCTATGCGATTTTGGAGATAGCCATCCGTGGGTGTGACCAACAGTTTGTACAACGTTATTTGAGCTGCAAGGACGTGAAGGCCGCAAACCGTTCCAGCGTCCTTTCTATGGTGCTGGGCTGCGCTGTCTCGATTCTCTTTTACTGGGTGGGCGCTGCGCTTTACGTTTATTACAAGATGGCTCATGTCGCCACTCTCCCCGAAGGGATTGGCCAGAATGACGTGTTCCCATACTATATCGTGAACTGCCTTCCCGTGGGAGTCACTGGCCTCATCGTTGCGGCCATCTGCGCTGCCGCCATGAGCAGCCTTTCGGGGGCAATCAACTCGCTCAGCAATACATCGGAACACGATTTTTTGGGCTGGGAAGAATCGAAGGGCATGGGTGGCCTCAAACGCGCAAAAATTTGGACGGTCATTTGGGGCGTACTCGGTGTGTTTTTTGCGCTCTTTGCCGCCACACAGCAGGGGAGCCTTCTCAAAAATGCGCTCTTCTTTACAGGGCTGTTTACGGGGCCGCTCCTTGGCATGTTCTTGCTCGCGTTCTTTGTGAAGGGCCTCAAGAGTTGGCAGGTGGTTGTTTCCGTATTTTGCGGCATGGCAAGCCTCGTGCTTATCCAGGGCATTCCCGTGTTTGGCGTACCCGCGGTCCTCGGCGGCATCTTCAGCTGGCCGTGGATGCCCTTCATCAGCATGACCACTACCGTGATTGTCGCTGTTGTGCTTAAGTATGTGGCGCTCCTATTTGCGAAGAAATAA
- a CDS encoding sensor domain-containing diguanylate cyclase, with protein sequence MSDILFVLSGLLLGLAFKGGMWLFLIPFAGVACALAFMNRPRLPGGKTANIPVVTKAIRATGLVPATTPDLRSEYKDVKQEYNEPNSTLKVNQVWNRADADIDKAFHDMLVALKGLIPAANSLIILSRISPREWGVRSFYNDGTTQIATDMKIGENSGILGQLFRPGVDRLLEGDLTGGKALLYYLDNPSIKSIVAVPVFDRNKNRSGALIIDSIYPNAFNSNTALALSYIANNIDMLGYKSYASAKNYIEQQQFSVLYYYQRKFFQTMTVKDIYKQIFEYVKENIPFDRLLVLALDKPNENIGHVVFCDGVDSEQFVNKQFSLNDKGICVLALLRNRLVERDFSNGFSEYVPRLDNQEKRNMDLLQLLVMPVPTEASAEMAELAICLESRFPGRYSEHEKELLKAFAGVAGFAYDRARKFEHGKDLAMRDGLTGLINHRTLHESFRTEKIRADRQGYNIGVLMMDIDHFKRVNDTYGHPVGDIVIKGIADAISGEIRKEIDVVARYGGEEFVVGLVDTTPEGMIETAERIRKAVGKLEFDVHQSEPLRVTVSIGAYLVTPTFHDMKAALNNADQALYKAKEGGRNQVIEYKLEQ encoded by the coding sequence ATGTCGGATATATTGTTTGTTTTGTCGGGGCTCCTGCTAGGGCTTGCCTTTAAGGGCGGCATGTGGTTGTTCCTGATTCCGTTTGCCGGGGTGGCCTGTGCGCTGGCCTTCATGAACCGTCCTCGGCTCCCTGGGGGGAAGACCGCCAACATTCCGGTGGTGACCAAGGCTATCCGTGCTACGGGGCTTGTCCCTGCGACGACTCCTGACTTGCGTTCCGAATACAAGGATGTCAAGCAGGAATACAACGAACCGAATTCGACATTGAAGGTGAACCAGGTCTGGAACCGCGCCGATGCCGATATCGACAAGGCTTTCCACGACATGCTTGTTGCTCTCAAGGGGCTTATTCCTGCAGCAAATTCCCTGATAATCCTTTCTCGAATTTCTCCTCGCGAATGGGGTGTCCGTTCTTTCTATAACGACGGAACCACGCAGATTGCGACCGACATGAAAATTGGTGAAAATTCCGGAATTTTGGGCCAGCTCTTCCGCCCTGGAGTAGACCGCTTGCTCGAAGGCGACCTCACGGGGGGCAAGGCTCTGCTTTACTATTTGGACAACCCGAGCATCAAATCCATTGTGGCCGTCCCTGTGTTCGACCGCAACAAGAACCGCTCCGGTGCGTTGATTATCGACTCCATTTACCCGAACGCCTTCAATTCCAATACGGCTCTTGCTCTCTCTTACATAGCAAATAACATCGACATGCTTGGCTACAAGAGCTACGCTTCGGCCAAGAACTACATTGAACAGCAGCAGTTCAGCGTCTTGTACTATTACCAGCGCAAGTTCTTCCAGACGATGACGGTCAAGGATATCTACAAGCAGATTTTCGAATACGTCAAGGAGAACATTCCCTTCGATCGTCTTTTGGTTCTCGCTTTGGATAAACCGAACGAAAATATCGGCCATGTGGTGTTCTGTGACGGCGTGGATTCCGAGCAGTTTGTCAACAAGCAGTTCTCCCTGAACGACAAGGGTATCTGCGTGCTGGCCCTTTTGCGCAACCGCCTTGTGGAACGCGATTTCAGCAACGGATTCAGCGAATATGTGCCGCGCCTCGACAACCAGGAAAAGCGCAATATGGATTTGTTGCAGTTGCTGGTGATGCCGGTCCCGACCGAGGCGAGCGCCGAGATGGCGGAACTGGCGATATGCCTCGAAAGCCGTTTCCCGGGCCGTTATTCTGAACACGAAAAGGAACTGCTCAAGGCGTTTGCCGGCGTGGCCGGGTTTGCCTACGACCGTGCCCGTAAATTCGAACACGGCAAGGATCTCGCCATGCGCGATGGCCTGACCGGGCTTATCAACCACCGTACTTTGCACGAAAGTTTCCGTACAGAAAAGATTAGAGCCGATCGGCAAGGGTACAATATCGGCGTGCTCATGATGGACATTGACCATTTCAAGCGCGTCAACGATACTTATGGCCATCCTGTCGGCGATATTGTCATCAAGGGCATTGCCGATGCCATCAGCGGAGAAATTCGCAAGGAAATCGACGTGGTGGCCCGCTACGGTGGCGAGGAATTCGTCGTCGGCCTTGTCGATACGACTCCCGAGGGCATGATTGAAACGGCGGAACGCATTCGCAAGGCTGTGGGTAAACTGGAGTTCGATGTACACCAGTCAGAACCGCTCCGCGTTACGGTAAGTATTGGCGCCTATCTCGTGACTCCGACATTCCACGACATGAAGGCGGCCTTGAATAATGCCGACCAGGCCCTGTACAAGGCCAAGGAAGGTGGCCGCAACCAAGTTATTGAATACAAGTTAGAGCAGTAA
- a CDS encoding SIMPL domain-containing protein: MQNKVSYVVIIVLAFVCLVLSLSVGRASDVAAQPKVSSLEPVPEEGGLPSGGVAVSSEEKKNFLADEYVTSFNIVLKDKNKDVAYKRLNESREKILALLQKYSVGPQEYELLGTSLKKDWDYADGKRYFLGYTASQNVKVILHSKQESDSLEFDLTSFAFVDDASTQSRLKNAEALEVDVIKSACKKASRLAEENAQSVGAKVGKVISVEGSSEVEKLSTSDSVEVSASVSATLSLNGVENSGKSYVQVSQIENKKFLADKFIVTANIMFDGADKEALFKDMAARRGDVVQIAKDLGVAESEIEAQSMMLRKKQKYEFYGNESQKKAFRATQRITVNFTSKDAAGAFLDGIVGLENVNVLNAMPVLKNEDSLRVQVTNIAGKKAMARAKAIAEGFDGSLGKVVAVSNKPLDEIGMTLLGARDGAMYRGKTARAHNLLLSNSPPDSKMNIADSVSVSAYLSVMAEIE, translated from the coding sequence ATGCAGAACAAAGTATCATACGTTGTCATCATCGTACTCGCGTTCGTGTGTCTCGTTCTTTCACTCAGTGTCGGGCGCGCATCCGACGTTGCTGCACAACCGAAGGTATCGTCCCTGGAGCCGGTTCCGGAAGAAGGTGGCCTGCCTTCTGGTGGCGTGGCTGTTTCGAGCGAAGAGAAAAAAAACTTTTTAGCCGACGAGTACGTCACCAGTTTCAATATAGTTCTAAAGGACAAAAACAAGGACGTCGCCTATAAACGCCTGAATGAGAGCCGCGAAAAGATTCTCGCCTTGCTACAGAAATATTCTGTGGGTCCGCAGGAGTATGAACTTCTCGGCACGTCGCTCAAGAAGGACTGGGATTATGCGGATGGCAAGAGGTATTTCTTGGGGTATACGGCATCGCAGAATGTGAAGGTGATTTTGCATAGCAAGCAGGAGTCGGATTCCCTGGAATTCGACTTGACCAGTTTTGCGTTTGTCGATGACGCATCCACGCAGTCGCGGCTCAAGAATGCCGAAGCCCTGGAAGTCGATGTAATCAAGAGCGCCTGCAAGAAGGCATCCCGCTTGGCGGAAGAAAATGCGCAGAGTGTAGGAGCGAAGGTCGGGAAGGTGATTTCTGTGGAAGGATCTTCGGAGGTAGAGAAGTTGAGTACCTCGGATTCCGTAGAAGTTTCGGCGTCGGTTTCGGCGACGCTTTCCCTGAACGGTGTGGAAAATAGCGGGAAGTCGTATGTCCAGGTTTCCCAGATCGAAAATAAGAAGTTCCTTGCAGACAAGTTTATTGTGACCGCGAATATCATGTTTGACGGCGCCGACAAGGAAGCGCTTTTTAAGGATATGGCCGCACGCCGGGGTGATGTAGTGCAGATTGCGAAAGACCTGGGCGTTGCAGAATCGGAGATAGAAGCGCAGTCTATGATGCTACGCAAAAAGCAGAAGTATGAGTTCTACGGCAATGAATCCCAAAAGAAAGCCTTCAGGGCCACCCAGAGGATTACGGTCAACTTTACGTCCAAGGATGCCGCCGGGGCGTTCTTGGATGGAATCGTCGGCCTTGAAAACGTTAACGTGCTTAATGCCATGCCTGTCCTGAAGAACGAGGATTCGCTCAGGGTTCAGGTTACAAACATTGCCGGCAAAAAGGCGATGGCCCGCGCCAAGGCGATTGCCGAGGGCTTTGACGGCTCCCTGGGCAAGGTCGTTGCGGTAAGCAACAAGCCTTTAGACGAAATTGGGATGACCCTCCTTGGTGCCCGCGATGGAGCCATGTACAGGGGAAAAACTGCGCGGGCTCATAATCTTCTGTTGTCGAATTCTCCACCGGATTCCAAGATGAACATCGCCGATTCCGTGTCTGTTTCGGCATACCTGTCCGTCATGGCCGAGATTGAGTAG